The Tepidanaerobacter syntrophicus genome includes the window GAACTTGCTGAACTCCTAAGCCATTCCTTACAAATGAAAGCACTATAATTGTGCGGGTAAATGATGTCAATAATATTAATATAGAAGGTGCAAGGGACAATATTGTCAAAATCAAAATTATTTGCAGTGTCATTGCAGTTTCGTTTGCGGTTTCAGCAGGCTTAATAAAAGGAAATGCCGGTATAGGAATAGGAATTTCTTCCGGAGCCGGAGCAGCATATACAACTTTTTGGCCGACTATAAAGAATAACAGCATTGCAGATGTTATCAAAAATATGTAACGTTTAAGATTTTTCACTTTTTTTCACCGTACTTGTCTTTGTTGAGCCGCTTTTTAGCTTTTTTAAATAAGAATTCAAATGATCAGAAAAAATTTTATCATGAGTATCCTTATTTGACTCGGCAGCTTTTATGAGCTCCTCTTCATTTTCTCCAAGTCTTTCAATTAAAGTTATATTTTCTTTAGTCACACCTAGTATAAACATTCCCTCTGGAGTTTTTACAATGTACAGCCCCTTGTCGCTTCCGAAAAATAAACTATCAACTACTTCCATATACTTGCTTTTTATATTTACCTTAACTTGATGCTTTCCCACCCACTTAACAGTAAAATAAGCCATGAAAGATACAATTATAAAGAATAAGAAATAAACTAAAAGCGTGGTAATACCCTTAAAACTACTATAACCTTGATTGGTCCCATTTCCATTTATATTAGGAGTATCAAAGTCATAATTTTTAAGATTATCAATGTTTATTGAGTCACCATAGCTATAAGTAGCCGGCAACGCCATAAACAAGATAAAAAATACTATAATGCAAACTGTATATCTTTTCATATAAGAACCTTCTTCAGTTTAACTTAAGGCCTTCTTTACTGCTTCAATGACTCTTTCCGGTTGAAAAGGTTTTACCACAAAATCTCTGGCTCCGGCCTGAATAGCATCTATTACCATGGCTTGCTGGCCCATTGCTGAGCACATTATGATTTTTGCCGAAGGGTCAATTGCCTTTATTTTTTTAACAGCTTCAATTCCATCCATTTCCGGCATTGCGATATCCATTATTACAAGATCTGGCTTTAATTCATTGTACGCCTGAACTGCTACCGCTCCATTTTCTGCTTCTCCTGAAACTTGATAACCGTTTTTAGTCAATATATCTTTAATCATCATTCTCATAAAAGCGGCATCGTCTACTATTAATATTCCTCCCATGAAACTCATCCTCCTGTTACTGTAAACTTTTAACCCTGTCAACAGAATTAATTATTTCCGTTATTCGAACTCCGAAGTTTTCGTCTATTACTACAACTTCACCTTTGGCTATTAGTTTGCCATTAACTAAAATGTCGGCAGGCTCTCCTGCCATTTTGTCCAGTTCTATTATTGTTCCTGAAGAAATTTCCAGAATCTCTTTTACCGTTTTTTCTGTCCTGCCTAATTCGACAGTGACCTCTAACGGGACGTCCAATATTAAATCCAGGCTTGATGGTGGGCTAAACACTGCTTCCTCTTGAAGCGGATGAAATTCTACAGGTTTAACTGTGACATTTTGATTTTGCGTGTTAGCCGAGTGCTCCTCTGCTTTTGATTTTTGCGGTACCTCCTGCTTTATTGGCCTATTTGGCTGAGGTTCTTTTTTAGGCGGTTCATTATTATAGGTGCTATTTGCCGTAAGATCTGTATCAGTATCTTCGCCACTTGCAGGGCTTTCCTCAGGCGCAGTTTCTCCCATCGAAAGCGAATAAAGCTCTGCGGCAAGCCTTTTTGCAAAGGTTATGGGCATAAGCTGCATTATTTCGCTTTTTAGAAAATCGCCAACTTCCATTGTAAAGGATATATCTACTATATCTTCATTTTCATCAAAATACCCTTTCAAAGAATCTGCCGCTAAATCTACTCTAGTTAAAGTAGGCGGCGAAATACTTATGTCCTTTTTAAGCATTATTGACAAAGAAGTGGCAGCAGATCCCATCATCTGATTCATGGCTTCTCCAACGGCGCTCATTCTTATATCATCAAGTTCCAAATCGTCGACGTTTCGCCCATCTCCGCCCATCATAAGATCAGCTATAATTTTGGCATCTTCTTCTTTCATTATCATCAAGGTACTTCCGTTTATGCCCTTAGTATATGAAACTTCAACACTTATAAATGGGATGGGATATGCCTCTTTTAGTTTTTTAATAGTTGTTATCGATACTTTCGGAGTTGTGATGACAACTTTATTCTTAAGCAAAGAATAAAGTGTGGTGGCAGATGTTCCTATTGATATATTTCCTATTTCTCCTAGCGCATCTATTTCTTCTTTTGTAATCTGGATATTTTTATCTGCACCATTCGGATCATTGATAAGCTCTTTAATCTCTTCCGGCGACAGGAAGTGATCATTCATAAGATCCCTCCTTTTCGTAATAAATTTTTTGAACTTTTACAGCCATTTTGTTGCGATGTATACCTACGGAGCCTGAAAATTTTAATTTATCCCTTATGCGAACATCTACCCCATCCTTTATATCTCTGTTTAGCCTTATTACATCCCCAACGGAAAGGCCAAGAAACTCCCCTATTGTTATACTTGCTCGACCAAGCTCAACTCTCAATTGTATTTTAGTATCATGGACCTTATCAATAATTACTTCTTTTGCACTACTCGATTGCTCTTGACCGGTTGTGGCCAACCAAATTCTTGTTGACAGCTTAGGCATTATAGGCTCTAAGACTATATGAGGTATACAAATGTTTATCATACCTTCAGTTTTTCCGATTTTTGCATTAAAAGTTATTAGGGCTACTGCCTCGTTAGGGGAAACAAGTTGAACAAATTGAGAATTTGTTTCAAGTTTTTCCATTTTGGTTTGAATATTTTCTATGTCCTTCCATGCCTCATTTAGTATACTTGTCATTTTTGTAAAAATCTTTTCTATAATAGTTGTTTCAATTTCTGTAGGTTCCCGCAACTTGCCGCTATAATCCCCCGGTCCTCCTAGTAATCTATCAATTATTGAAAATGCAATAGATGGATTTATTTCCATTATTGCCGCACCCTTTAGCGGAGAAAAATCTACAACAGATATCAAAGAAGGATTCGGGAGAGAAGATATAAATTCGTTATATGTCATTTGCTCGACAAAAAATACATTTATTTGAACAAAAGTCCGCAATTGAGCAGATAAATAAGTAGTTAAAAGGCGAGCAAAATTTTCATGTATCATGCTGAGGGTATTCAGTTGTTCTTTAGAAAATTTATTCGGACGTTTAAAATCATATGGTTTTACTTTTTTTTCAGATTCTTTTTTTATTTCCTCAGCTTTGACTTCCCCTGTCGACAGAGCGGCTAGAAGAGCATCTATCTCATTTTGTGAAAGTATATCTGACAAAACTTACCGCCTCCGTCTTTAGTTTACTATGATACTGGTAAAATAAACCTCTACGATACTTCCTTCGCCAAGAATCTGGTTCAATGAGCTTTTTATTTCTTTTCTCAGGTCTTCCATGCCATTACTGTCTTTCACTGAATCATAAGTTTTCGACCTTAGTATACTGAATATCCTATCTCTTATTTCACTGTCTTTTTGTGTAACTTGTTCTTGCACTTCTTTGCTTTCTAATAAATAGACTAATGAAAGTTTTATATATCCCTTATCAGATAAATTAGTAAGAAATTCTCCCGCATCATAAGTAACATAACTTTTTGCAGATTTTTCCGAAGAACCATTTGCGTTATCTGAACTTCGACCTACTGTATTTGTTGCAACAAAGTATGCTATACCGGTTGTAAGGGCCAATAATACTATAGCTATAAATATAATAATTAACAAGTTGCTGAACTTACCCTTTTTAGGGTTAGTATTTGCATTTTCATTTTGGGCTGCCAAGTTTGTATTGTCCTCCTTTATCTAGGCTCTTGTGCTTCTGATGTTGATTTTAAAATTATAATATCAACGCGCCTGTTTAAGGCCCTGTTTCTTTCGGAATCATTAGGTGCTATCGGTCTGTATTCACTATATCCGGCTGCTGATATGATATAAGGCGACATATTGTGCCGCTCTATAAGGTATTTTACCACATTCACCGCTCTAGCAGTTGATAATTCCCAGTTTGACGGAAATTCTTTTGTATGTATGGGAAGATTATCTGTATGACCTTCTATTCTTATTTGCCTATGGCTTTCAATAAGAATAGGTGCAAGCTTATCTAGTATCTTTTTTGCATCGTCTTTTATTTCTGCTTTTCCTGAATCAAACAGCACTCCTTCCACAAATCTTACTACCAACCCTCTTTCGTCTAAACTTAAATGCACGCCGCCGATGTCGCCTTCATCTATTACTTTTTGTATCTTCGACTCCAGCTGCTCGAATTCTCGCTGTTCCTCAGCAGAAATCAAGAATTCGCCGCTATTGCCGGCCTCCGTAAACTCTCCACCCATAATAGCAGAACCGCCATCTAATATGCCTAAAGAGCCTTGAAGAGATGTCATTGCAGAGCTGAATTTTCCGCTGTCTAAATTCGAAAGAGAAAAAAGTAAAACAAAAAATAAAAGAATTTGAGTTACAAGATCTCCGTAAGTTGTCATCCAGGCAGGAGAACCCCCGCCTTGCTTTTCGTTATTATTATTTCGCCGTCTGCTGCCAGGCAACGTCTTCACCGCTTTCAGTATTTTTATTAGAACCCATACGTTTTCGATTGTCTGGAGCTAAGAACGCTTTGAGTTTTTCTTCAATGATCCTTGGATTTTCGCCGGCCTGTATGGAAAGTATCCCTTCTATCATCACTTCTTTAACCAATATTTCTTCGCGACTTCTTACTTTGAGTTTTCCTGCCATAGGAATGAAAAACATATTAGCAATCAGCGCACCGTAAAATGTAGTAATAAGGGCTACCGCCATCCCCGGACCTATTAATTCAGGTTTATCAAGATTTTTTAACATATTTATAAGTCCTATTATAGTTCCTATAAGTCCAAAAGCCGGAGCCAAGGTACCCATCGTTTCAAGTATGCCTTGGCCTTCGCTGTGGCGTTCCTCTAAAAAAGCAAGCTCAGTCTCCATTATATTTTTTACAAGTTCAGGATCTGTACCGTCTACAATAAGGAGTATCCCTTTTTTCATAAAATCATCTTTAAGCTGATATGCGGCATCTTCTAGGGCTAGTAATCCCTCTCTTCTAGCAGTTTCGGCAAGTCCTATTATTGTGTGTATTACATCCCCTGCCTCAATGGGTTTTTCAGTAAAGACGATTTTAATTATTTTCATTAAGCTAGTAAGTTTTGACAGCGGATAATTAATAAGAGTTGCTGCAATAACGCCGCCAAAAACTATCATAGCTGAGGGAATATCAATAAATGCAGACAGGGTACCGCCTGTGAAAATCGCCCAGGTCATTAGCGCAATGCCGCTGATGATACCTATAATTGTAGCTAAATCCATTTTTGCCAGTCCCTTCGAAATTGCAAGTTTTACTTTAGAAAAATTCGTCTTTTATATTCTATTACTTTATCAATAATTTCATCTTTGTTTTCCAATACTACAAGCTTTTTATCGGTTGTTAGCGTTATAACGGTGTCGGGAGTTGATTCTATAATTTCAATTAGTTCGGCGTTTAAAAAAAATTTTGTGCCATTTAATCTGGTAAGTTCTATCATGTTTTGACACCTCTATCCCGGGCTTAGCATTTTGCTAAGCCCGGTTAATAAAAGATTATCCTATCTTTTAAGGTTCACAAGTTCTTGAAGCATCTCATCCGATGTAGTAATAATACGAGAATTAGCCTGAAAACCCCTCTGAGTTATTATCATCTGGGTAAATTCTTCCGAAAGATCCACATTAGACATTTCAAGATAACCAGGAGAAATAGCGCCGCGACCGCCGGTGCCGCTTTCTCCTATTTGAGGCTCACCGGAATTGTTAGATATGTTGTACATATTCTGACCTGCCTTTATAAGACCCCCCGGATTATCAAAGTTTGCGATGGCAACTTGAGCAAGCTGTTTGCTGTAACCGTTGTCAAAGATTCCGGTAATTACTCCACTGGCATCAGTAGTAATATCTGTCAATGTTCCAGCCGGATAGCCATTTTGGTAAGAAAGATCGGCGGTAGTCTCCTTTGCATATTGAGTCATGCCTGAAAAATCAATATCAATTGATATATCGGCAGCTACATTATTAAGCGTTATAGTCAGCGGATTTTGTGCATTTGCCGGAGGGATATATTTGCCATTGACATCAAAATTTAAAGTGCCTGTGTTGTTTTGCAAGCCGGTTAATGCGCTGTCTGCAGATGTTATCTCATAAGACCATTCATTTGCAGTAGCAGTTTTAGCAAATTTAATATTTAATGTATGTCCTGAGCCTAAGGAGTCGTATACCTTAAATGGCAATGTATAAGATTCATTAGCCGCTGTTTCTGCATTGAGATTTTTTGCAAACTTCACTTCGCTTGTAGCGGATGCCGGTATCATCATGCCTTTTCTAATCTCAATGCTCGTTATTGACCCGGGTGATTTGTCTTGAGGAACTTCATGTTTTTCCGCATCTTGCCATCCCATTACTTTAAGGCCGCTTGCAGTATTTATAAGATTTCCGTTTGCATCAAATCCGAAATTCCCGGCTCTTGTAAAATATGTTTGAGCTCCATCGCCAAGGATGAAATATCCTTCACCTTCGATTGACATATCTGTCATATTCCCTGTATATTCTGCACTGCTTGGAGAATGTATCGTGTCAATAGAAGCTATTTGCATACCCAATCCGACCTGCATGGGATTTGTACCTCCTCGGTTTCCCTGAGGAGACGACGCTCCTTGCATAGTCTGACTTAATGTATCTTGAAAAATTACTCTGCTCTTTTTAAATCCAACTGTATTAACATTTGCGATGTTGTTCCCTATAACATCCATTTTTACTTGATGATTTCTAAGGCCTGTTACCCCAGAAAACATTGACCGCATCATGCTAAATCCCTCCTAATAATTTTAGCGCCAGCTCCTTCAGTCAGTCGGGAGCTTAAAGCCTCCTTGCGGTCCGGCTTATAAAATTACGGCGCCGTCAATATTTGTAAATACGTTTTCTTTTATGCTCTCCCCGTTCATAGCAGTAATCACAGTGCGATTTTTTACGCTAACAACAAAGGCCATGTCTTGCATTAAAACTAGAGACTCTTTCACGCCTTTTTGGCTTGCTCTGTCAACGGCATTGCTGAGCATCTTCTTTTGTTCTTCTGTTAAATTTATATTACGCATATTCATACGCATCTGGGCGTGTTGAGATATCTTTAATTCATTCTCTTCTACTTTTTGCTTGAGTATATCGCCGAACGTCCCGTTTTTTGCAACAGCATCCTGTTTTTTTGTACTTTCTGAAGCAGGAAATATCCGCACATCGTTTATACTTTGTTGTATCTTTAAATAATCGTCCATTTTCACAACCTCTCTTTATCTTATTTCGGCTACATTAGCTATAGGAACTTTTACTTCATAATCTCCTGTGTCTATAATCAAATTCACTGTGCCCTCATTAAAAGCAATTCCGGTAATCACACCTTCTATTTCGCTTTGTTCAACAATAGCCGAGGCTGACTTTCCTATAGTACTAAGAGCTGAAAGATTTGCTACTTGTAAATTAAGATTCTGCATTTGCTCTAATGAGCTAAACTGAGCTAATTGAGCTATATATTCATTATTATCCATAGGTTCTAAGGGGTTTTGGTATCTTAGCTGTGTTACTAATAATTTTAGAAAATCATCTTTGTCTAATTGTGACGCCTTTGATTCTTGCTGCTTGTTTACAGCGCCATTATAGTAATCTGTATTGATTGATGTAGACATACAACGCACCTCCTAAACAATGTAATTGACTTGGCTTATGTTTCCCCATTGATCATAATGATTTTCCAGTAAAGCTTGCCTTCCGTCTTCTTCTAAACTGCCAAAAATATTGCGCACCCCTTTTGCCTTATTGCGATTGTAATTATTACTTTGCCGCTGGTCGGATGTGCTCAAGTCAAGTCCGTCAGACAAATTATAAACATTAATTTCCGAGACCTCGTATCCTCGCTCTTTTATTTGACTTTGAAAATCAATAGCATGCATTTTTAAAACATCCCTGAGCTGGGCATTTTCCACAAAAAACTCTGTTCTCAGTTTATCTTTACTTGATGTCAGTTTAATTAAGATATTTCCGAGATAATCAGGCTTTAATCTAATATTTACTTGCTGCATATTTTCTTTTATAGCAAAATTTATTTTGTCGATTAATTGATTAAATATCTCATAATTTTGATCGGTTTTTGCAGCAGATGTTAATTCAGAGCCAAATTTAGCCGTGGCAACTGTCGAAGATTTTTTTAAAAATATGTCTTGCAAATTCATATTAGATAAATCTTGAAAACTGTTTTTATTACCGGTATTCGTAATATCCAACGTTTCCGCAGAGATCGTATCGCCTTTGCTTATCAAAACATTTGCGGCATTTTTGTCCAAGGTTTGCCTATCTTTCCGATTTTCATTATTTATTATCTTATCTTCTTTAACATAATTTACATTATCTGCCTTTTTGCTATCCTTTGTCAAGAAATCGGATATGAAAAATTCGGGCTTATTTGGTAAGGAGTTTATATCGTCTGAAACATCACTACCATTGTTTTTATTTGAATCCAGCGTAGCTATCAAGGTCTTATTTAGCAAATCAGCTGTTTCGCCTTTTGTTATTGAAAAATCAGGAAAGATATCTTTTAATATTTGATAAAACTTACTGATATTTTCAGTGTCGATTTTTCCACTGGCGTTAAACTCATGAAGTATATCTTGCCAGCATTCTGCAAGGTTTTTTTCACAAGATTTTAATGTCATTTCCAAGACAGGAAAATCTTTTTCAAAATTTACCAAGGCTCCAAAAACGTTTGCATCTGAAGGTAAATTCAAATCCTTTGTTTGCCTGTGTTGGTACAAAATTATAAGTAGCTGACTTAAAACTGCTGTTTTTTCTTCTTTTATACCATCTTCGCTATCATCTTCAGCTTGTCGACTGCTCTCAGTCGTGTCCTGATTTACGCTTTTTAGGCAATCCTGGAAACTTTTTGCCTTCTTGTCATTTGGGCTAACTCTTGCTTTAGTTGAACTGTTTGCTGATGCAGACGCCGGCTCTGAAAGTTGAAGAACCATATTCATCTTTATCACCTCCTTTCACGCACATTGTTTTTAATTACTGTAATCCGCTCATTTTCTTAGTAACTGAAGCGGCTTTTTTAGGGTCAAGATTGGACAATATTTCGGCAACGGCATCTTTTTTCATGTTCTGAAAAAGTTGTATTAAAAATTCATCTTCTACATTTTGAAGGATTTTAGCAGCGCTGCTTGCATCCATTAGTTCGTAGTACTGGGCTAAGTTTTTAACATTTGCTATTTGTGTCTCAAGTTTTTCGTTGTTGACTTGAATTTCTTGTTCTTTTGCTTCAAGCTCTGCTTCTTTTTGCTTTAATTCTGCCTCTTTATTTTGCAGCTCTAACTTTTGTTTTTCTATTGCAGCCCATTCTTCCTTTATCTTCTCTTTTTCTTGAAGTATCTGCTGTTTTTCTTCTTCTTTGTTTGCATCAGCGCTTACATCTTGCTGTATAATCTTTTTATTTAAAATAGGCACTTTTGATAAAATCGCTTTTAAAGATGGATTGAGTTTGTTTATATCATAAAAATTAAAATAAAGTATTATGCCTGCTGCAAGTGCTATTAATAGTATTATTGCTATTATAATCAAAACAATGCTTCTGCCCTTACTGGTTTCCATTGCCGTTTGTATCCCTTTCTAATCGGTCATAGTTTATGTTAGCAACCTCATCGGTGATTTTTTGTTCCTCAGCATTCAGGTTTTTATTGTATACTGCGAATTTTTTTTCTTTTACTTTTTCTAGGATTTGTTTTTCTCTTCTCGAAATTATATATGAATGCACTCTCTCCTCATAAAATCTGTGCGTATTTTTTACAACGATTTTTTGCCTGTCAATTTTAGAAGAAATATGAGCAGAATAAACACCAAAGTCTGATAAAACATTTGTCTTCACGGAATCATATAATTGTTTTTCTATTTTCTCCCATGTATCTTTCTTTGATAATTCTAATTGGGTCAAAGATTTTTCTGCCTTGTTTTTTTCATTAATAGCTTCGGCAAGCTTTTGTTTTTCAATTTTTTCTTTTAGTTCTTTAATTCGAAGAGGGGTTTCTAACCTAAAAGAGAATTTTTTCATATCACTAATTCTCCTCTTCAAAGATTTTTTCTAAAGCCTTTAAAGTTTCATCAAAATCTAGTTTTTCACTTACTTCCTGGAGTAAGAAATTCTCTATTTTATCTATATATTTTATCGCTTCGTCTATTTGAGGATTGTTCCCCTTAACATATGCTCCGATATTTATCAAATCTTCTGCTTCCTTATAAACCGAAAGTATATTTTTAACCTTGCCTGCAAGTTTTTTATGGCGGGGGCTGACTATATCGCTCATAAGCCTGCTTATACTTGCCATAACATCTATTGCCGGGTAATGATTTCTGTTAGCAAGCTCCCGAGAAAGCACTATATGACCGTCTAAGATTCCGCGGACAGCATCGGATATTGGCTCATTTAAATCATCGCCGTCCACCAAAACTGTGTATATACCGGTTATAGTTCCCTTTGAAGATGTGCCGGCCCTTTCTAGAAGTTTTGGCAGTGTTGCATAAACAGAAGGAGTATAACCTCTGGTAACCGGTGGTTCTCCAGCTGCAAGCCCAACTTCTCTTTGAGCCATAGCAAATCTTGTTACAGAGTCCATCATTAATAAAACATTTGCCCCTTGGTCTCGAAAATACTCTGCAATGGCTGTAGCTGTAAATGCGGCTCTTGTTCGCACCAATGGCGGTTTTTCAGATGTAGACACTACAATAACAGACCTCTTTAAGCCTTCTTCACCTAAGTCTTTGTTTATAAAAGAGTTAAGTTCTCTTCCTCTTTCGCCGACTAAAGCTATGACATTAATATCTGCTTTTGTGTTTCGGGCGATCATGCCCAAAAGTGTGCTCTTGCCTACACCGCTTCCGGCAAAAATGCCTAGCCTTTGACCCACTCCACATGTAAGCAGTGCGTCAATGGCTTTAATCCCCATGGGTAGCGGCTTGCTGATAACAGGTCTTTCAACAGGATTAGGCGGATCGTTAAATATCGGGTAGCGAAGTTTCGTATTTAGCGGTCCTTTATCGTCAATTGGACTTCCGAGGCCATCAAGAACTCTTCCTAGAAGCTCAGTGCCCACAGGAGTTGTAAGCTTTTTTCCTGTTGCCTCTACATCCCACCCTGGTCCCAGGTCTTCCATATCACCTAGCGGCATTAAAATCATGGTCTTGTCTCGAAATCCGACGACCTCTGCTAAAACCGTTTTAGGATTTTTCGAAGATTTTATCACACAAATTTCGCTTATTTCAGCAGGAGGACCTTCTGATTCTATGGTAAGGCCTACGATTTTAGATATCTTTCCCTTTGGCTTTATAGTGACTATATCGTCTAAAACAGAATAAACGTAATCAAAACCACTTTTAGGCATCACTTATTACTCCTAATTCTTTCAAAGATAGCCTGATATTCTCAATTTGAGTGTGTATCCCTGCATCAATTTGACCTGATGGAGATTCTATAATGCAGTCTCCGCAAGATAAAAATGGATCCTTTATAACTGTGATTTGTCTTAAATTATTATCTCCCGCCAAAGCCAGCTCGTGCACTTTGTCGTAATCGCTTTCGGAAACTCTTATTATAGCGCCTTTTTCTTCTCCTAATTTTTTAAGGCTGTTTCTTACCAAATTAACAAGATATTCATTATTCGGTTCTTCTATCTTTTGCTGCAGGATTTTTTCAGCAACCATAAGGGAAAGCTTAATGCATTCTTTCTCGAGGTGCTTTTTATAAGACTCGTTTTTGGTCAAAACATTTTGAAGGCTCTCT containing:
- a CDS encoding flagellar biosynthetic protein FliO, with amino-acid sequence MKRYTVCIIVFFILFMALPATYSYGDSINIDNLKNYDFDTPNINGNGTNQGYSSFKGITTLLVYFLFFIIVSFMAYFTVKWVGKHQVKVNIKSKYMEVVDSLFFGSDKGLYIVKTPEGMFILGVTKENITLIERLGENEEELIKAAESNKDTHDKIFSDHLNSYLKKLKSGSTKTSTVKKSEKS
- a CDS encoding response regulator, producing MGGILIVDDAAFMRMMIKDILTKNGYQVSGEAENGAVAVQAYNELKPDLVIMDIAMPEMDGIEAVKKIKAIDPSAKIIMCSAMGQQAMVIDAIQAGARDFVVKPFQPERVIEAVKKALS
- the fliY gene encoding flagellar motor switch phosphatase FliY, with amino-acid sequence MNDHFLSPEEIKELINDPNGADKNIQITKEEIDALGEIGNISIGTSATTLYSLLKNKVVITTPKVSITTIKKLKEAYPIPFISVEVSYTKGINGSTLMIMKEEDAKIIADLMMGGDGRNVDDLELDDIRMSAVGEAMNQMMGSAATSLSIMLKKDISISPPTLTRVDLAADSLKGYFDENEDIVDISFTMEVGDFLKSEIMQLMPITFAKRLAAELYSLSMGETAPEESPASGEDTDTDLTANSTYNNEPPKKEPQPNRPIKQEVPQKSKAEEHSANTQNQNVTVKPVEFHPLQEEAVFSPPSSLDLILDVPLEVTVELGRTEKTVKEILEISSGTIIELDKMAGEPADILVNGKLIAKGEVVVIDENFGVRITEIINSVDRVKSLQ
- the fliM gene encoding flagellar motor switch protein FliM, with product MSDILSQNEIDALLAALSTGEVKAEEIKKESEKKVKPYDFKRPNKFSKEQLNTLSMIHENFARLLTTYLSAQLRTFVQINVFFVEQMTYNEFISSLPNPSLISVVDFSPLKGAAIMEINPSIAFSIIDRLLGGPGDYSGKLREPTEIETTIIEKIFTKMTSILNEAWKDIENIQTKMEKLETNSQFVQLVSPNEAVALITFNAKIGKTEGMINICIPHIVLEPIMPKLSTRIWLATTGQEQSSSAKEVIIDKVHDTKIQLRVELGRASITIGEFLGLSVGDVIRLNRDIKDGVDVRIRDKLKFSGSVGIHRNKMAVKVQKIYYEKEGSYE
- a CDS encoding flagellar basal body-associated FliL family protein translates to MAAQNENANTNPKKGKFSNLLIIIFIAIVLLALTTGIAYFVATNTVGRSSDNANGSSEKSAKSYVTYDAGEFLTNLSDKGYIKLSLVYLLESKEVQEQVTQKDSEIRDRIFSILRSKTYDSVKDSNGMEDLRKEIKSSLNQILGEGSIVEVYFTSIIVN
- a CDS encoding OmpA/MotB family protein gives rise to the protein MTTYGDLVTQILLFFVLLFSLSNLDSGKFSSAMTSLQGSLGILDGGSAIMGGEFTEAGNSGEFLISAEEQREFEQLESKIQKVIDEGDIGGVHLSLDERGLVVRFVEGVLFDSGKAEIKDDAKKILDKLAPILIESHRQIRIEGHTDNLPIHTKEFPSNWELSTARAVNVVKYLIERHNMSPYIISAAGYSEYRPIAPNDSERNRALNRRVDIIILKSTSEAQEPR
- a CDS encoding motility protein A, producing the protein MDLATIIGIISGIALMTWAIFTGGTLSAFIDIPSAMIVFGGVIAATLINYPLSKLTSLMKIIKIVFTEKPIEAGDVIHTIIGLAETARREGLLALEDAAYQLKDDFMKKGILLIVDGTDPELVKNIMETELAFLEERHSEGQGILETMGTLAPAFGLIGTIIGLINMLKNLDKPELIGPGMAVALITTFYGALIANMFFIPMAGKLKVRSREEILVKEVMIEGILSIQAGENPRIIEEKLKAFLAPDNRKRMGSNKNTESGEDVAWQQTAK
- a CDS encoding flagellar FlbD family protein → MIELTRLNGTKFFLNAELIEIIESTPDTVITLTTDKKLVVLENKDEIIDKVIEYKRRIFLK
- a CDS encoding flagellar hook protein FlgE, with translation MMRSMFSGVTGLRNHQVKMDVIGNNIANVNTVGFKKSRVIFQDTLSQTMQGASSPQGNRGGTNPMQVGLGMQIASIDTIHSPSSAEYTGNMTDMSIEGEGYFILGDGAQTYFTRAGNFGFDANGNLINTASGLKVMGWQDAEKHEVPQDKSPGSITSIEIRKGMMIPASATSEVKFAKNLNAETAANESYTLPFKVYDSLGSGHTLNIKFAKTATANEWSYEITSADSALTGLQNNTGTLNFDVNGKYIPPANAQNPLTITLNNVAADISIDIDFSGMTQYAKETTADLSYQNGYPAGTLTDITTDASGVITGIFDNGYSKQLAQVAIANFDNPGGLIKAGQNMYNISNNSGEPQIGESGTGGRGAISPGYLEMSNVDLSEEFTQMIITQRGFQANSRIITTSDEMLQELVNLKR
- a CDS encoding TIGR02530 family flagellar biosynthesis protein; this translates as MDDYLKIQQSINDVRIFPASESTKKQDAVAKNGTFGDILKQKVEENELKISQHAQMRMNMRNINLTEEQKKMLSNAVDRASQKGVKESLVLMQDMAFVVSVKNRTVITAMNGESIKENVFTNIDGAVIL
- a CDS encoding flagellar hook capping FlgD N-terminal domain-containing protein; its protein translation is MSTSINTDYYNGAVNKQQESKASQLDKDDFLKLLVTQLRYQNPLEPMDNNEYIAQLAQFSSLEQMQNLNLQVANLSALSTIGKSASAIVEQSEIEGVITGIAFNEGTVNLIIDTGDYEVKVPIANVAEIR
- a CDS encoding flagellar hook-length control protein FliK: MNMVLQLSEPASASANSSTKARVSPNDKKAKSFQDCLKSVNQDTTESSRQAEDDSEDGIKEEKTAVLSQLLIILYQHRQTKDLNLPSDANVFGALVNFEKDFPVLEMTLKSCEKNLAECWQDILHEFNASGKIDTENISKFYQILKDIFPDFSITKGETADLLNKTLIATLDSNKNNGSDVSDDINSLPNKPEFFISDFLTKDSKKADNVNYVKEDKIINNENRKDRQTLDKNAANVLISKGDTISAETLDITNTGNKNSFQDLSNMNLQDIFLKKSSTVATAKFGSELTSAAKTDQNYEIFNQLIDKINFAIKENMQQVNIRLKPDYLGNILIKLTSSKDKLRTEFFVENAQLRDVLKMHAIDFQSQIKERGYEVSEINVYNLSDGLDLSTSDQRQSNNYNRNKAKGVRNIFGSLEEDGRQALLENHYDQWGNISQVNYIV
- a CDS encoding MotE family protein, whose amino-acid sequence is METSKGRSIVLIIIAIILLIALAAGIILYFNFYDINKLNPSLKAILSKVPILNKKIIQQDVSADANKEEEKQQILQEKEKIKEEWAAIEKQKLELQNKEAELKQKEAELEAKEQEIQVNNEKLETQIANVKNLAQYYELMDASSAAKILQNVEDEFLIQLFQNMKKDAVAEILSNLDPKKAASVTKKMSGLQ